The window CGACGGCGCGGATGTTGCCGCCCAGCAGCGCGTTCTTGGCGGCGATGGCGCCGAGGCGCTCGGGGTAGATCACCTCGTCGACGTCCTGGGCGTACTTGCGGTAGATTTCCTCGCGGTAGTCCTCGTCGATGCGCATGACGGTCCGGCAGCCGAACTCCTTGGCGATCATGCAGGCGACGAAGTTGTCGTTCAGGTCGCCGGTGAGCGCGCCGAGGGCGTCGGCGGCCGCCAGGTCGGTGTCGCCCAGCGTGTCCTCGACGGCGCCGTCGCCCTCGATGACCTCGAAGCCCTCCTCGCGAGCGCGGGACACCTTCGTGGGGTCCTTCTCGACGATGACGACCTCGTGGCCGCTCTCGCCGAGCACCCGGGCGGTCCGGAGGCCGACGCGACCGGCACCCACGATAACGAATCGCATACACACCCGTACGAGACCGTGGTGGATAAATGTACCCCGCGGCCGCGGGGGAAGCTTTTTCGCGTTACCACACCGCACACTCTGCATGGTCAGTGCGTACCTCATGATCAAGACGGCGGCCGGGCGGTCGGCCGACCTGCTGACCGCCATCGAGGAGCAGGAGGGCGTCCACGAAGCCCACATCGTGGCGGGCCAGTACGACATCATCGCCGAGGTCGGCGGGGAGAACGTCTACGACGTAGTTCACGCCGCGTCGACTGACGTCAGGGACCTCGAGGGCGTCGTCGACACGCGGACCTACATCTGCCTGGACTAGCGTCGGCGCTTCGCGGCCGTCCCTGTCGAGCACGGCGGCGTCGAGCCTGGGTCGTGTAGTAACGGCAAAGGGCCTCGGCGGCCAACCGGCGACATGGTCAGCGTCGTGGGGCTCGCCGGGCTGCTCGTCATCGTGCTAGTCAACAGCGCCGTCACGGCGTTGCTGACCCGCTTCTTCCGCGTCCGGCTGGACACGAGCTGGGGCGGGATGCTGTACTCGCTGCTGATCTGTCCGGTCGCGGCGCTGATCGGGCTGCTGGTGCTGTCCGGCGTCCTCGGCCTGGGCGAGAACCTCGGGAGCCGGGGCGCTGCCGTCGCGCTGACGGTCCTGTTGCCCGTCGCCATCGGCATCACCTTCGACTACCTCTGGATGCCCCCGCCCGAGGACGTGGACCTGCCCGAGGCGGCGCGGTAGGCGGACGGGAAAGCGGGGGGACGCCCGCCGGTCAGCCCTCGATGCGGTCGCGGACGGCCGCCACGACGGCGTCGCGGACTTCCGCCGCGGGCCGGGTCGCGTCGACCCGGACGAACCGCTCGGGCTCGGCCGCGATCAGGCGCTCGTAGTTCTCGCGGACCTCGGCGAGGTACTCGGCGGTCTCGAACTTGTTGGTCGCGCCGCTACGGTCGGCGGCCGTCTCCGGGTCGACGTCGAGGTAGATGGTCGCGTCCGGCGGCCGGGTGAACGGCTCGTGGATGCCCCGGACGTACTCCAGCGGGTCGTCGACGACGCTCTCCAGGGTGGCCCCCTGGTAGGCGTACCGGGAGTCGGAGTACCGGTCGGAGACGACCAGCCTGTCCTCGGCCAGGGCCGGTCGGATCGTGTCGTCGAGGTGGGCCGCGTGGTCGGCCGTGTAGAGGAAGAGTTCGGCGAGCGGGTCCGCGTCGTCGTCGGCGATGGAGCGCTCGACCGCCTCGCCGTACCACGAGTCGGTCGGTTCGCGCGTGAAGACGGCGTCGGCGTCGAGGACCTCGCGGAGGTGCTCCCAGGCGGTCGTCTTGCCGCTGCCGTCCAGCCCCTCCAGCGTGACGAGCATACCCGCCCCTCGCACCCGGTGTACGTAAACCGTCCGAAGGTAATCGGCGGATCCGCGTACCTAACTGGGTGCGGGGTAGCTTTAGGGGGGCTGCCTTCGAAGGTTCTTCCATGAACGTCCTGGTTGTCGGCGGGAGCGGCTTCATCGGGCAGCACCTGTGTCGCGAGCTCGACGGGCGGAGCCACGACGTGGCGGCCCTCGCGCGGTCGCCGGGGGACGCCGACCTGCCGGCCGGCGTCGAGACGGTTCGGGGCGACGTGACCGACTACGACTCGATCGAGGGGGCCTTCGAGGAGCGAGACGCGGTCGTCAACCTGGTGTCGCTGTCGCCGCTGTTCAGGCCTGACGGCGGCGACGGGATGCACGAGCGGGTCCACCTCGGCGGGACGGACAACTGCGTCCGGGCCGCCGAAGAGCACGGCGTCGAGCGATTCGTCCAGATGAGTGCGCTCGGGGCGGACTCCGGAGCGCCGACGCACTTCCTCCGGTCCAAGGGTCGGGCGGAGGAGGTCGTCCGGAACTCGGAGCTTGACTGGGTGATCCTCCGGCCCTCCGTGGTGTTCGGCGAGGGCGACGAGTTCGTCGGCTTCACGAAGCGTCTGAAGGGGATGTTCGCGCCGGGACTACCGGTCTACCCCCTGCCGGGCGGCGGTGACCAGACGCGGTTCCAGCCCGTCTGGATCGGCGACTTCGCGCCGATGATCGCCGAGGCGCTCGAGGACGACGATCACGTCGGGGAGGTCTACGAGATCGGCGGCCCGGAGACGCTGACCCTCCGGGAGGTGACCGAGCAGGTCTACGAGTCCGAGGGGCGGTCGATCAGAGTCGTTCCGCTACCGATGGGACTGGCGAAAGCCGGGCTTACCGTCATGGGTACGGTCGGCCTTCCGCTGGGGCCCGACCAGTATCGTTCCCTGAATATCGACAACACCACGGCGGACAACGACGTCGACGCGTTCGGCGTCGATCAGGGTGAGTTGCGGCGCCTGTGGGACTACCTCACGACGACCTGAGAGTGGCAGCCGGCGGGCACGCCGTCTCTCCGGCCCGTCGCGGCGCCGTCTTGCGATCTGTTGGCCGCCGTGAAGGTCGGCTGAGTGCGGCAAAAGGCTTTTACGCGCATTCCGTCATGGAGGTTTTAAGCGGAGACTTCAATCAATGAAACTCGCGATGATCGGCTTCGGGCAGGCCGGCGGAAAAATCGTGGACAAGTTCCTCGAGTACGACGAACGGACCAACTCGGGGATCGTCCGCGCGGCCGTCGCGGTCAACACCGCGAAGGCGGACCTGCTCGGGCTCGACAACGTTCCGGAGGAGAATCGGGTCCTCATCGGGCAGGCGCGCGTCAAGGGGCACGGCGTCGGCGCCGACAACGAACTCGGCGCGGAGATCGCCGAGGAGGACATCGACGAAATTCAGGGCGCAATCGACAACATCCCGGTCCACGAGATCGACGCCTTCCTGGTGGTCGCCGGGCTCGGCGGGGGCACCGGCTCCGGCGGCTCGCCGGTCCTCGCGAAGCACCTCCAGCGCATCTACACCGAACCCGTCTACGGCCTGGGCGTGCTGCCCGGTAGCGACGAGGGCGGCATCTACACGCTCAACGCCGCGCGCTCGTTCCAGACGTTCGTGCGCGAGGTTGACAACCTCCTCGTGTTCGACAACGACGCCTGGCGGAAGACGGGCGAGTCCATGGAGGGCGGCTACGACCACATCAACGAGGAGATCGTCCGTCGCTTCGGCGTCCTGTTCGGCGCCGGCGAGATCGGCTCCGGCGACAACGTCGCCGAGAGCGTCGTCGACTCCTCCGAGATCATCAACACCCTCTCCGGCGGCGGCGTCTCCACCGTCGGTTACGCCTCCGAGGACGTCGAACTCTCCTCGAACGGCGGCGGCCTCCTCTCGCGGTTCAAGGACGACGACGGCAGCGAGATGGACACGGCCAACACGACCAACCGCATCACGTCGCTCGTCCGCAAGGCCGCCCTCGGTCGACTGACCCTCCCCTGCGAGATCGACGGCGCCGAGCGCGCGCTGCTCGTGATGGCCGGTCCCTCGGCTCACCTCAACCGGAAGGGCATCGAGCGCGGCCGGAAGTGGCTCGAGGAGCAGACCGGCTCCATGGAGGTCCGGGGCGGGGACTACCCGACCAACGAGCCCCGCGTCGCCGCGGCGGTGCTCCTCTCGGGCGTCCACAACGTCCCGCGCGTCAAGGAGCTCCAGCAGGTCGCCATCGAGGCCCAGGAGAACATCGACGACATCCGCCAGGAGAGCGAGGACAACCTCGAAGAACTGGTGGAAGATGACGAGGATGAGCTTGACCCGCTGTTCTAGGCTCGCGGTCGCGCTGCTCGTCGTGGCCCTGCTCGCCACCGGCGTCGCCAGCGCCTTCTCCGTCTCGGCGGAGGGCGTCCCCTCCAGCGCGGCCGCCGGCGAGGAGGTCAGCGTCACCTACACCGTCGACGACCCCTTCACCGATGCGCCCAACGAGTGGACGCTGAACGGGACGACCGAGCTGGAGAACGTCGGCTGGACCGTGACGGTCCTGCGGGCCGGCAACCCCATCGACGACGGGGAGACCACCTACGGCGACCAGACCTTCGAGCGCGACCTCAGCGTCGACAACAACGGCGACCAGGTCCGGATCGAACTGACCGGCGAGGTCCCCGAGGTGGAGAACTTCACCTACGAACCGCGCGAGCAGTTCGTGGTGGCCTCGCTGGACCGGGTCACCGGCAGCAACGCCGAGGAGTTCCGCAACGACACGGCCCACCACTACACCGAGAACAGCAGTGCGGCCCGCCAGGCCATCGAAGACGCGGAGTCCGCCATCGAGTCGGCCGGCGGCCACGACGAGGCCGAGAACCTCCGGGACAGCGCGGTCTCCGCGTACGAGGTCGGTAACTTCGGCAACGCTCAGGACCTCGCCCAGGAGGCCGAGTCCAAGGCCGAGTCCGCCCAGCAGTCCCAGCAGACGATGCAGACCGCCCTGATGGCGGTCGGCGCGCTGCTGGTGATTGCGCTGATCGGCGGCGGGATCTACTACTGGCGGTCCCAGGGAGACGACTACAGCAAGCTCTGATGCGCGTCGTCGTCCCGTTCGACGCCACCGAGCCGAAGACGCGCCTTTCCTCCGTTCTGTCGGCCGACGAGCGCCGCGAGTTCGCCGCGGTACTGCTCGGAGACGTCCTGAACGCGATAGCAGCAGCGGACGTCGAGACAGACGTCGAGGTCGTGGCGACCGACGACGTGGACTGCGACGCGCCCGTGACCGTCGACGACCGTCCGCTGGACCCGGCGATCAACGACCGCCTCGATGCGGGGCCGCTCGCGGTGGTGATGGCCGACCTCGCGATCGCGACGCCGGCAGCGATCGAGCGGCTGTTCGCGCCCGACGACGACGTCGTCCTGGTGCCGGGGCTGGGCGGGGGCACGAACGCCTTCGTCGCCCGGACCGACGCGTTCCGCGTGGACTACCACGACGCGTCGATCCGCGACCACCGCGAGAACGCCCGCGCGGTCGGCTCCGTCGCCGAGGTCGACTCCTTCCGGCTGGCGGTCGACGTCGACGAGCCGGGCGACCTCGCCGAGGTGCTGCTGCACGGCGCGGGCGAGGCCCCCGAGTGGCTCCGCGAGCGCGGGTTCGCGGTGGCGACGGACGGCCGCACCGGCGTCGAGCGGGGCGAGGACTGAACGTTTTTTGACGCCGGCGCGCGGACGGGGAGACGTGATTCCCGGCGCCGACGAGTACGACGTGGACGTCGCCATCGACGAGGCCGCGGTCGAGCGACTGCTGGCGGCGTCGCCCGACGACGTGGCGGCCGCCGACGAGCTCTCGTTCTCGCGGAACGTGTTCGTCCCGCTGACGACGGCCTGCCGGTACACCTGCACGTACTGTACCTACTACGACCCGCCGGGCCAGGCCGAGCTGATGACCCCCGACGAGGTCCGCGAGACCTGCCGCCGGGGCGCCGACGCGGGCTGTACCGAGGCCCTGTTC of the Halomicrobium salinisoli genome contains:
- a CDS encoding Lrp/AsnC ligand binding domain-containing protein, with the translated sequence MVSAYLMIKTAAGRSADLLTAIEEQEGVHEAHIVAGQYDIIAEVGGENVYDVVHAASTDVRDLEGVVDTRTYICLD
- a CDS encoding complex I NDUFA9 subunit family protein, which encodes MNVLVVGGSGFIGQHLCRELDGRSHDVAALARSPGDADLPAGVETVRGDVTDYDSIEGAFEERDAVVNLVSLSPLFRPDGGDGMHERVHLGGTDNCVRAAEEHGVERFVQMSALGADSGAPTHFLRSKGRAEEVVRNSELDWVILRPSVVFGEGDEFVGFTKRLKGMFAPGLPVYPLPGGGDQTRFQPVWIGDFAPMIAEALEDDDHVGEVYEIGGPETLTLREVTEQVYESEGRSIRVVPLPMGLAKAGLTVMGTVGLPLGPDQYRSLNIDNTTADNDVDAFGVDQGELRRLWDYLTTT
- the cofC gene encoding 2-phospho-L-lactate guanylyltransferase, giving the protein MRVVVPFDATEPKTRLSSVLSADERREFAAVLLGDVLNAIAAADVETDVEVVATDDVDCDAPVTVDDRPLDPAINDRLDAGPLAVVMADLAIATPAAIERLFAPDDDVVLVPGLGGGTNAFVARTDAFRVDYHDASIRDHRENARAVGSVAEVDSFRLAVDVDEPGDLAEVLLHGAGEAPEWLRERGFAVATDGRTGVERGED
- the tmk gene encoding dTMP kinase → MLVTLEGLDGSGKTTAWEHLREVLDADAVFTREPTDSWYGEAVERSIADDDADPLAELFLYTADHAAHLDDTIRPALAEDRLVVSDRYSDSRYAYQGATLESVVDDPLEYVRGIHEPFTRPPDATIYLDVDPETAADRSGATNKFETAEYLAEVRENYERLIAAEPERFVRVDATRPAAEVRDAVVAAVRDRIEG
- a CDS encoding tubulin/FtsZ family protein, encoding MKLAMIGFGQAGGKIVDKFLEYDERTNSGIVRAAVAVNTAKADLLGLDNVPEENRVLIGQARVKGHGVGADNELGAEIAEEDIDEIQGAIDNIPVHEIDAFLVVAGLGGGTGSGGSPVLAKHLQRIYTEPVYGLGVLPGSDEGGIYTLNAARSFQTFVREVDNLLVFDNDAWRKTGESMEGGYDHINEEIVRRFGVLFGAGEIGSGDNVAESVVDSSEIINTLSGGGVSTVGYASEDVELSSNGGGLLSRFKDDDGSEMDTANTTNRITSLVRKAALGRLTLPCEIDGAERALLVMAGPSAHLNRKGIERGRKWLEEQTGSMEVRGGDYPTNEPRVAAAVLLSGVHNVPRVKELQQVAIEAQENIDDIRQESEDNLEELVEDDEDELDPLF
- a CDS encoding potassium channel family protein, yielding MRFVIVGAGRVGLRTARVLGESGHEVVIVEKDPTKVSRAREEGFEVIEGDGAVEDTLGDTDLAAADALGALTGDLNDNFVACMIAKEFGCRTVMRIDEDYREEIYRKYAQDVDEVIYPERLGAIAAKNALLGGNIRAVADVDENLQLVEFTITEQSPMAGYSIEELEFPAKARLLAYGKENEALRLPGEDETLDVGDHMVVLADFDVLGDVRSIIVGETGRAAAAGGA